A region of Nitrososphaerota archaeon DNA encodes the following proteins:
- a CDS encoding transketolase family protein, producing MSVLATMRDAYGEALLELGASNPAVVVLGADTTGSLKSGVFATKYPERFFNVGIAEQNLVAIAAGFALAGKVAYAGTYAIFVPGKCVDQIRNNIAYPNLNVKIICSHGGISVGPDGASHQQVEDIAIMRSIPKMKVIVPSDAVSTKAVVKAIAGIPGPFYVRLTRPSTPVVYGNGFEYRLGKANVIADGSDVAIFACGIMVPEAVKAAGSLKARGVSAAVIDLHTIKPIDTDTIVSFAKKCGKVVTAEEHNIMGGMGSAVAEVLGEARPTLMKRVGVMDTFGESGEAGELLKKYGLTASNIEAAADGLLIEKP from the coding sequence TTGTCCGTGCTGGCGACGATGCGTGATGCCTACGGAGAAGCGCTCCTGGAGCTTGGCGCTTCGAACCCCGCAGTGGTGGTGCTCGGCGCCGACACCACGGGCTCACTAAAGTCCGGGGTCTTCGCCACGAAGTACCCCGAGCGGTTCTTCAACGTGGGCATCGCCGAGCAGAACCTCGTAGCCATTGCCGCTGGGTTCGCCCTCGCGGGCAAGGTTGCCTACGCAGGGACCTACGCGATCTTCGTCCCTGGCAAGTGCGTGGACCAGATACGCAATAACATCGCCTATCCGAACCTCAACGTCAAGATCATCTGCTCCCATGGCGGAATATCGGTTGGTCCAGACGGGGCCTCTCATCAGCAGGTCGAAGACATCGCGATCATGAGGTCGATTCCCAAGATGAAGGTGATCGTCCCTTCCGATGCGGTGTCGACCAAGGCCGTGGTCAAGGCGATCGCAGGGATCCCGGGACCGTTCTACGTCAGGCTCACCAGGCCGAGCACTCCCGTCGTCTACGGGAATGGTTTCGAATACAGGCTCGGGAAGGCCAACGTCATCGCCGACGGAAGTGATGTCGCCATCTTCGCCTGCGGCATAATGGTCCCCGAGGCGGTCAAGGCAGCGGGCTCACTCAAGGCCAGGGGCGTCTCTGCCGCGGTGATTGACCTTCACACCATCAAGCCCATCGACACCGACACTATAGTCAGCTTCGCGAAGAAGTGCGGGAAGGTGGTGACTGCTGAGGAGCACAACATAATGGGCGGCATGGGGTCAGCGGTTGCGGAGGTCCTCGGCGAGGCGCGCCCGACCCTTATGAAGCGCGTGGGGGTGATGGACACCTTCGGAGAAAGCGGGGAGGCGGGGGAGCTCCTCAAGAAATACGGGCTTACTGCGTCTAACATCGAGGCCGCGGCCGACGGGCTGCTCATAGAAAAGCCCTAG
- the fsa gene encoding fructose-6-phosphate aldolase, with the protein MKLFLDTANLERIRKLNKMGIVDGITTNPTLVAKELGEFEEIIVSICREVKGDVSAEVVSTDHDGMVAEAKHLSTLAPNVVVKIPIIPEGLRATKTVSSLGIRVNMTLVFSANQGLLAAKAGASFISPFIGRLDDIGQRGMEVVEDLVKIRDNYRLKSEVLVGSIRHPQHVVEAAKIGADIATMPPEVMEKMMQHPLTDSGLKRFLDDWQKAKKSKPSITV; encoded by the coding sequence TTGAAGCTCTTCCTCGATACGGCGAACCTCGAGCGAATCCGGAAACTGAACAAGATGGGGATCGTGGACGGCATTACTACTAACCCGACTCTGGTCGCAAAGGAGCTAGGGGAGTTCGAAGAGATCATAGTCAGCATCTGCCGCGAGGTCAAGGGGGACGTCAGCGCTGAAGTGGTGAGCACCGACCACGACGGCATGGTCGCCGAGGCGAAGCACCTTTCGACCCTGGCGCCCAACGTGGTGGTGAAGATTCCAATCATCCCGGAAGGCCTCAGGGCCACGAAGACCGTGAGTTCCCTCGGAATCAGGGTCAACATGACCCTGGTCTTCTCTGCCAACCAGGGGCTCCTGGCCGCCAAGGCGGGAGCTTCTTTCATCAGTCCCTTCATCGGCAGGCTGGACGACATAGGGCAGAGGGGGATGGAGGTGGTGGAAGACCTGGTGAAGATCCGGGACAACTACAGACTGAAGTCGGAAGTCCTTGTGGGGAGCATCAGACACCCTCAGCACGTGGTCGAGGCCGCGAAGATAGGGGCGGACATCGCCACCATGCCTCCGGAAGTAATGGAGAAGATGATGCAGCATCCTCTCACCGATTCTGGGCTCAAGCGGTTCTTGGACGACTGGCAGAAGGCCAAGAAATCGAAACCCTCGATCACCGTCTAG